The DNA window GTGGACAATGTTAGCAGCAGTTTGCATTTCTTTTGTAGTTTTGAATGTTGGTAAGGTCTCAAATAACAAAACCATGAGGTACTGGCTGATCAATGTATCTGATGGTAAAGTAAATATAGCCAATCTAGCTAGTAAAATGCTTGATTCTTTCATTTCACCAACAATGCCACATTTCTTTTGGTATCGTAATTCTTTGGATAAATTATCTTTTGCTCCCTTATGATTTGATGCTTTACATCATAATGCCCTTATGATTTAAAAACTTATATAACCCCATtatagtttggattaaagtatcaCTGTTAGTTTTTCAATTATAACTAGTGATCAATAACAAAAGATCAAATTGATAAATTTGTCCTTTCATTACTTCCTTTTTTTCCctccaaacataaaaaaaagaatttgaaattaaaaagaTATATAAGAACTAGAAAATACCATTAATGATTTGGTTTTAAAAACCCATAATGATATTTGTAGTCAAACAAGATTTGGTATtatttgtttcttatttatttcttttatatttccctttcaatttttttcttatttatttactttttattttccttccatctcttttgtatttggagaaaattaagattttgtACGCCAAAATATAGGTTCTCAAAATCATCTCTTCACTTtcaaaagaagagagagaagggggggagagagagagagagaaggaaaaaagaaaaaaagtagtgAAAGGGTGAATTagtcaatttattagtttgattttgacttttacTATTGACCGTTAGTTTTAACGGAAAAACTACTAGTGACATTTTAAactaaaccataagggggttatatataaGTTTTTAAACCATAAAGGGGTTATGTGATAAAATATCAAAACTATAAAGGGGGTAGAAGGTAATTtaccctaattttttttatctgaaATCTTCCCTGCTAGTTTATTCTCAACTGGATGTTGAAGCTGGCTGTTAGGATTTAGGAGGGTTTTAATTGATGTAATTTCTACTTCAGTTGTACTATAATCAAGAAAATTGCAAATCCGTAATGTTTATagatggttttgatgattgtgTAGGCCACTGCAGCAATGTCATCATTACTTAATTTAGTCCCACAAAGAGCTGTTTTAGCTGAAACTGGGGAAGAAGTTGATGTTAATGATGTGGAGGTGAATTCAGTTCTTGCTGTTAAGGGTGGTGAGATTATACCAATTGATGGAGTTGTTGTAGAGGGGAATTGTGATGTAGATGAGAAGACTTTGACTGGAGAATCGTTTCCAGTTATCAAGCAGAAGGACTCCAATGTTTGGGCTGGCACCATTAATATCAATGGTAATTCTTCTGTTCTTCCATATTCTGTTGTTGATCAATGACTAAACCATTTAGACTGTCTTGTACTGATAATGGCATTTTTTTGCTTTAGGGTACATTAGCATTAGAACTACAGAGCTTGCTGAAGATTGCGTGGTGGCAAGAATGACAAAGCTTGTAGAAGAGGCGCAGAACAACAAATCTAGAACTCAAAGATTCATAGAGAAGTTTGCAAAGTATTATACACCAGGTTAGCAATCTGCAACATTGTTAGAGGAACACCGTCTCCTGCATTTTCCTGTAGAGTAACACAGATAGTATGAGCAGAAGTTGCATAACACAGATAGTATGAGCATAAGTTGGACGGCTATTCTAATTCATTGCTATATATGCTTTTACCTTCTTTTTGCAGCTATGTATGATACTGAATAGCATGGACTTTTCTCTTCAAATTGCTTACAAGCAATTCCagtgttttgaattttgatatcAACATTGCCTCAAATGAGAAACATTGTTTCAAATCCTTTGCTGTGAATTCATTTCTAAACTATTAGCTAATGACAAATTTGAATTTCTGGCAGCCATTGTGTTAATGTCAGCTGCTTTGGCAGTGATTCCAGCTTCATTAAGAGTTCACAATCAGAAACAATGGTACCACATTGCTTTGGTTGTTCTAGTCAGTGCTTGTCCGTGTGCGCTTATCCTCTCTACGCCTGTAGCTATCTTCTGTGCACTTACAAAGGCTGCAAAATCAGGTGTATTCTTTAAGGGGGCAGATTATCTTGAGACGCTGGCTAATGTAAAGGTTAtggcgtttgataaaactggtACGGTAACTAGAGCAGAATTTGAAGTGACAGAATTTAGATCTCTGCTGGATGATTGTAGCCTAAGCAATATGCTTTACTGGTAAAGTTTtctaatttccttttcttttttgtttgtcTGTATTACGTTAAATGGTGGAAGCATTTTTGACCATTACAGTATGTTGATGGATATAAGACAATGGTTTAGACATGTCACTGAGCAGAACTTACTCTTACATGTTCGAATGCCAATAGGCTAGAGTAACAGAACCTTGACAGAAAGAAATTTTGACTTGATTAGACTCAGAATTGTAAACaactttggaaaaaaaaacaaaaagttcAGGTTGATGTCACAAAAGTTGCAACTAACCTCTCTAAACTGAACAATTTCAGGGTTTCAAGTATTGAGAGCAAGTCAAGTCATCCTATGGCAGCTGCACTGGTTGACTTTGCACAATCACATCAGGTTGAACCAAAACCGGACAAAGTTGAGAAATTTCAGGATTATCCTGGTGAAGGAATCTATGGCAGAATTGATGGGAAAGAAATCTACATAGGAAATTCAAAAATCTCAGCAAGAGCAGGATGTCCCTCTggtaaatttaatttatgtGTTTGTTGCTTAAGTATTACTTCGAATGCCTAATATTTTTGACATAATTCATATATTACATTTCTTGGCACCGGAGAGGAAGTTTGTATTGAAATCTGATACATATTGTTGTCATAGAATGAGTCTCTTAACAGCTTCACTTTCAGTTCCCAAACTAGGAGGAAATATTGATGAAGGGAAGTCGGTGGGCTACATATTCGTGGGGTCAACTCCTGCTGGAATTTTTAGCCTTGCTGATGTCTGTCGAACCGGAGCAAAGGAAGCGTTAAAAGAGCTTAAATCAGCAGGCATCAAAACGGTCATGCTAACAGGGGATAGCTATGCAGCAGCCAGACACGCACAAGATCAGGTAACGCCCAAAACATATTTAGCATATCTAATGGCTGGATAATAAGATTTTATACTTGATAATGTTTCATGTATGCTCAGAAATACTAATGTATCTGTAATTAAAGATAATAGCCGTTGGTTTTATCCTATCTTTAATCTTGAAATAGCATGAGCCTGGTCAGGATTCGATATTCGGATAAAAATGTTCATTTGCAAACAAGTTTTGTATGATTTGCAGCGTGGTCAGGAACTCTGAAATGTCCGTCCAATGCTTATTCCTTTATTCTAGaagaacattttttttttttttggtcttcgAATTAATCCAGCTCTTTCATTTAACACATAATAGAAGGGGCAAATTTTCATCTGAGAAATTGCATTCTTTCATACTTAAGGCGACAGGAAAGATCAGAAATAGTGTTGACAACTTTGAATTATGAACTGGAAATTGTGATTGCAGTTAGGAGGTGCTCTAGATGCTGTCCATGCTGAGCTCCTGCCACAAGATAAGGCAAAAATTATTGAGGACTACCAGAAGTTAGCCTACACAGCCATGATTGGTGATGGAGTTAATGATGCTCCTGCATTAGCTACTGCTGACATTGGTATATCAATGGGCATTTCCGGCTCAGCGCTTGCAACAGAAACCGGTCATGTCATTCTAATGACAAATGACATTCGGAGAATACCAAAAGTTGCACGTCTGGCTAAAAGAGTCCGAAGAAAGATACTTGAGAATATGATTCTTTCAGTTGTAACCAAAGGTTCTATAGTAGCCTTGGCCATAGCAGGCCATCCACTAGTTTGGGCTGCTGTCTTGGCTGATGTCGGGACATGCATGCTGGTGATCTTAAACAGCATGCTTCTACTTAGAGAAAAGCCAAAACACCAGAGAAAAGGTTGCAAATCTTCTGCTGCATCATCACTGGCCAACAAACAGAACAAGAAATGTTCAGGAAGAGATTCACTGCATATTCTTCCCTGTTGTTTTgcaataaaaccacaagaacaCTGCAGCGTGAAGTCATGCGGTTCCAGGAACTGTGCTCCAAGACATCAATCTGGTCCACTGGGCAGCAGTTCAACCTCATGCAGAAGTAGTAAAATTGCAGATTACACTGACAAGCATAGTTGCTGTGGAAATGATAAGGGAATCCAAATGGAAAAATGCTCAAATCTTGGAAGCTATAATAGTGATGTTGAACATATAGGAGAATTAAGCACACATCAGCATGGAGAGCTTAGTTGTTCAAAGTCAATTAAAATGCTTGGCAAAAGTTTATCACCTGCCAAAGAAGACAATGGGAAAAGTTCTGAAAGTGATTTGCTGCATACTCATCAGCCTTGTTGTCATGCAATTAAGCCTCAAAAACAGTGTGAGGTGGATACATGCTTCTCCAAGGACTGTGCTCCAACATATCAGTCAGGTGCATTGAGTTCCAGCTCCAGAGGTACTAGTTGTAAAAAGTCAGAGTTCAAGAACAAAAAAAGTTGCTGTGAACGTGATAAACAAGCTCGAAAGCCAAAATGCTGTAATCGTGGAAGCTGCAAAGGTAATACTGAACATATAGGATTGAGCACACATCATCATGGAGAAAGCAATTGTTCAAAGTCATCCAAAAGGCATGCATTTGATGATGGGGTAAATGAGATCAAACAGTGTTCCTCCTTCAATTGCAAATCTTGTGGCTCTTCTGTTCAGGATTCCCAACTGAGTTCCAAAACTGAAGTTGAGGTGAAACTTTGCCCAGATCATCCAAAAGATCACATCACTGCAGATGAAGAATTAGGTGAGCTGAAAAGATTTTGTTGTGGTCATGATCAGGGGGACAATTTTCAATCTTTGTGCAAGGATCATTCTGCAGACTGCAGTCCACCATATCAACAAACGACCACTGATATTTTAGGAGGCCACAACCATGTTGGCTGCGGAGCCCCAAGGGCTTGCTTGTCAAAGAGACATGTTGGTGGATGTTGTGAGAGTTTTAGGAAAGAATGTTGTGTTCACAGTGGACATTTTGAAGCCAGTTTCAGAGGAGGTTTGTCAGAAATCGTCATTGAATAAGAATAGACAACTGTATTATTATCAGAAGCAGTGTTCTATTCAGAAGTTTTGGTTCCTAATTCCTGATATAGAGAATGAGTTTTCtattctcttcttcttttcttattcGATTAATGTTTTTCTGAAATTTGCATAGCCTATAGTTTGGTTATGCCTCCTGTCTTGCTCTACCAAGTACTACTATTATTAGGAGGAAAAAAACCAGTAAAAGGAAGTGCAGTTTATTGGTCCGGGCTTTGTACAATTTTATCTTGGACTAACATTTCGAAGGGAAAAATGAGCTGTATAACGTCGAAGAGAACTGCAGATCCAGTGCTTCTGCAATTGTGCTGCAATTGTACTTACTATTATAGGCACTACCATAACaaatgtaaaattaaaatagaaaatatagACACCAAAACAACGACGTGCAAAAATTCAACAAACGTTCTTGCTCATGCAATTTGTTTCCCATATTCAAATTTGCTGAGTctaatttcaaataaacttaTATCTCACCACATTAATTTTAGCGAATACAAACAACCTAGATCTGGAGGCAACTATATATGAGACTTGTATACTCCTCTTAGCTCGCTCGTAGTTACCTGTACCAAAGGTTCCATCACCTTGCGAGGAAATTTCAGTTCCAAGAACGAAAAATAAGTAGAGAAATAGAGGATAACCTGAGGGGAATAAAAGTCAGCAAGGTGGATTAAAGATATACTGTCAACTTGTTGAAATAAATCTGAAACGTTATCAATCAGCACAAATTTTTTGACTTTTATTACCATCTTATGAAATGGTTAAAGTAAAAGAACAACTAAAGGTAAAATTCCTGCCAGACCAACATATATTCTTTAGTGGTGTTAGGCGACTGGTTCATGTTTTTGCCTCCAGCCGCGGCAACTCTTTTGGAACAGCAATTACAACGAATCAGATAAGAACAATACCATTTGTGGCTCCAGTTAATATCTTCCCCTTCTCCTTGATGTTGTCGCGAGATAAATGTTCAAATCTGTGGGCAGATTGCTTCATTTCAAATGTCACAAATCAAGATTTTAAGAACTGCAAGAAACCATTTTAgcaattttttaattaaatattttCTTCCCATTACACAATCCGCGCATATGTCTGAGATTTTTACAAGAGTTTTAGGCTAATTATCGCTATTCTGATGCTGGTGGTGTCCCTTTGATAATTCGAAGAGCCAATTCTCAATATTGACGCAAGGCCACTACACTCTAAAGATTCTATTCCCATTCTAATCGTGCAGCACTTTCTAGTTTCCATGACTTGTTAGCTTGTTAGGTCTAGTCccacaaaataacaaatgaaaataatagtaaataaagaTTCCAGAATTTACACACGTCCATCAGTGCGAATTTACTATGAGAAAGTGAGTACAAAACCCCAAGAAATAATTCCTAAATCCAAAAGCatctaaaattaaaaatacaaaagagaCTAAATAGCACAAAATGCTTAATAATCTAAAGGTCCAAATAGTCTACTAACTTGCTCTTTTTGTTTAATTCTTAATTAAAACCTCCCTTAGATCAAGGCATATACCTCCTAAAATGCTCTTGGATCGGTGCCCATGACACATGGATTGTTGCCTTGGCACACTTGAACTTAAATAAGTCTATTCTATTTATAATCACCAAGAGAAGAGATCTCTTTGTAAAACTTCTAATGTGTGATACAAAAACAAATTCAACAAGTTTTCACTTTGGCATATTAACGTATATCCAACATCGACAAATAGCATACATACTCCATCTTCTCTACAAAAGTCCCAATGGACCCCAACAAGCCAAAGCTCAATGGTCTAAAAGTCACAAAAGCCTCAATGGATCCCAACTAGCCATATTCAAGAAAGCCTCCATGGATCCCAATATCCCAATTGGTTAAAAGTACGAATATAGTAATCTTGTTCCATTTTCTCCATAAAGTCTAAATAACCTACTAACTAACTCTTTTGTTTTGGTCCTTAACCCAAAACCACTTTTTAAATTGGGACCTGAGCCACCCAAACTTCTCTTGAATTGGTGCCTTGGCACTTAAACTCAAATAAGTCCACTCCACCAAACGAAAAGATTTATTTGTAAAACTCTTGATATGGAATACAAAAACAAACTCAGCATAGCCTTCTTTTATTGGtaagaaaaaaaagtttagaaCAAGGAGAAGGTATTTCATTCTAAAGTCACTGTATTTTTAGCAGTGCTTCTTATAAATTGTCTACTATAATTAAAAGGCATAGGAAAAATTTACTATTTTCTGGTTCTGATTAGGTGCATAGAGATTTTGTAAGATATTTCAGTTTTATCCGAAATTTCTAATGATCTACCTTCTTCATATTCTATCTAATTCATCACAGATTTGCAACTTTGTCCATCCTGGAAAAACTTATTTATGTTTTCTGTGTCAAATTTTATTGTTAGCTAGATACTTGAAATAATTGtctagaattttttttgtttcatttcaaaaGATAGGGTGATAAAAGATGAATGATTCTTTAACTTCGTGGTGAATGAATCTTATCTCCACATGTTCCCAACACTTCATTGAAAGTATCCACAACAGCCAAAAATAGAGTAGAAAAGAATAATCAAATTGCTTCACTGAAGCAAAATTGTGGTTCTCATTATGACACCATATGTTTATCCAACCATGATCGACAGAAGTCATAATGGGAGAATGAAGGTAAAATATGCAAAGCAAACCAATCTAAATGTTGGCCGAAATGCATAGTTCTTGTTGCTAGAAGGAGCAAAGGTGGTCCAAAAGTGGCATTCCAGAATATATGCGATCCCCTCCTCCTTATCTAAGCCAGACCACCctatacatgtatatatgtcATGGCAATTGCATTGTTTCCTCACAAGGGCATCCACCTTTCTTTTCCTACGGCTTATTCACTTAATTAAGTTGTTTTTccacaacatgcacaagtagtTAAAGGAGCTAAAGATATGATTCTTAATATGATTAAATTGCAATCCACCGCCCCTTGTGCCTACTCTTGTTTTTGCCTTTGTTCAGATCTGTGGAGGAGAAGCACTGATGATCTTCTGACGAGTTTTGCATGAGGACTGAGGAGATAGGAAGCGGATTACAGCCAGGGATGACTTGTGCGGCAAAGCAAGCCCTGGCTGCATTTTGCTTTCTTCTCATCATGTAAGGCTCTGAGAAGCTATCAAATTAAGGTGGCAACAAGAGTATTTTGATGGACAGACTGGGTTTGTAGTAACTTCTAAGCAATTAGTACATTGAAAATTTGCAGATGTTTCGCATGGAAATTTACAGAACCATATTCCAATCTGAACAACATTACACggttgctttctttcttttttgatttattttttttcctgaaaGTGATTGAAGCAACCAGCAATGCATGGGTGCTACTCCCCCACCCCCGTCGCCCCGGCGGGGAAATTCCTAATATCTAAAAGTCTTGTAATTGTTTTTTCTAGAGGAATAATCTGAGGAatatttcaatcaatttttttcaaCACCTTTCAAAATTGGATCAAAATCAGATAGATAAACCATTGAAGCTACAACGTGATTCAAGATTGTATCTTAGGTGCAAGAACAATACTGatacaaaatataattttacatAAAGTATTGTACGTGTTCCACTTTCTTATAGTGCTAACTATTGTGACAAAATAGGGCATATGAAAGAGTTTGGGCCGCAAATTTAAAGGTGAAAAGTGAAATTAGTCCTCAAAGAAATTAACTTTCACCATTTGGACCAAAAAACTGTGTAAATTTATTGAAGTAGAAAAGTAAAGTTATCTATAGTTAAATAACAAAACAAGAAACTCATTTTACGGTACTTGACAGAGTTGAAATTAGTAAATTACTATCTTATAATAACTTTGTAACCGTTTGCATGTTGAAACTTAAAATTTTGGGATAATATCAGCAACCTCCCTTGAGATGTGTTATAGTATCACTTAATACCCCTGAAATTTCTAAAATCTCTCTTTACTTCCCTCGAGTTGTCAATTTTTGTAACATTTCAGTTCCTTGAATTAAATTCAAGGGATAATCTCGGAAACCTCCCCAGAGACTTCTTGTGAGGACCtgaatttttcttacttttattttattttactggcttatttaattatttatttacccgttttctctgaataatttattttaaccaCTTTAATTTTATTTGCACAGACCAATGTCTCATTTATATctttaaaacgtttcgttagcaaatttaatttttctgcggctCGTCTAGTAAGGAATAGCGAATGCACGTTTTTCGAGGCGATATTCGATCTGAGAGTGTAatgatcttggagaattaatttTAAACTAATAAATATGAGTATTTGTAGTGTTAGAGGAAccaccttggaggattagtattTAAGTGTAGCAAACAAGAAGGAATTGGTAGTGCATGACGCTATTAGAGctactattcaaagttgacttttacCCTCCAAAAGCTTCCTTTCACCTCACTTTCTCATCACATTTCAAAGCTcactttctctcctttttctccTCTCCATGGCCGGCCTTCTCAAGCTcaagaagaagggagaaaaacTCCAATTTTTCTTGACCAATCTTGCTCCAAGATCCATACAAAATCCTCCAAACCTTTAGTAGTTGATCCCACTTGAAGGAAGCTTCCATCTTGTGGTGAATTCTTGGTGGTTAGTGGTGCATAACTTGGCTCTTCCTAGGGTTCAAGAACTTGAAAAGGTAACAAGTAATCCTTctttaatctttcaaattttacCAAGAGTAGAGGCTGTATTTCATgagtttgaaaccctaatcaagaAGTTAGcctagaggacttgaggaacttttatttcttgctttataTCCTAGgctagtggtcttgaggtggccttttaggtagctgacttgaggcctcttgcttgattgttgttgtttttgtgATGAGTGACTTGATATTGGCTTGGTAAGTGGAGAGAAAATTGGAAGAAACCATGGGAAGTGCTGGCCGAAAATTTGCTGCCTTGTTACCTTGCTTGGTTTCGAATTTTTGTTGCTTATATGGCTGCTATtgttatatattatattatatgtgtggaaattgtctttcaaaaatcatttcaattggtTACATAAAACTTGCGTtttgaagaaaggaagaaaactggAACAGCCTACCAGTAATTCTTTGTCTGCATACaaatctttgtacaaaagttgaaatcgagtgctgtttatggcatttgaaactagacaccaaGGGCTTTCAAATGGTATAAAATCCCCCTGCTAATTCATTTTGAGTGAGCTGTAGCGAACCGGCAAAGTGGACTCATTTACTTCACTTGTTTACCCGAGAAAATCATacagctgcatcttgtggctcaatttcgtctcacttgtgaaaagagtttgaaaatgatgtcttctgatgaattatTGCATTTTGAATTgagtttctaacgccataaatcattctcaatttggacttgtatagagtTAGTTATAGCCGGATTTCAAAACTGTGTCGAAGCTTAGTGACTGGAAATCTGCTAAACAGGTTGCAAAAACCAGCATTCTTAAAACTGTCGTATCTTGCTGTTCAAagatccaaattgagttccatttattGTATTTCAAACTagatttggaactctattatcaatataaatttcaagggttgATTTGGTTCCTACGAGTTTTGCTGAATTTCAAAACTTTACTGAAATTACAAGGCTGTTTTACTCTATCTTGTCTAGAACAGTgaatttgagctaaaatttgaatgattcGAATTTGAGTCTGAGAAAACTGTCTTCTAGTGATTTTTAGTAccttgaatctagtttccaatggtgtaaagttttcaattttt is part of the Coffea eugenioides isolate CCC68of chromosome 6, Ceug_1.0, whole genome shotgun sequence genome and encodes:
- the LOC113775876 gene encoding cadmium/zinc-transporting ATPase HMA3-like, encoding MMKKNMVAHASASHGEDGEEKKIQKSYFDVLGICCPSEVPLIENILKSMDGVKDVSVIVPTKTVIVLHDSILTSQLQIVKALNKARLEASVRVQGVNSAKKKWPSPYAIASGVLLLLSFLKYFYYPFHWLALGSVAFGIIPIIFRALSALRNLTLGDINILLVITVAGSIVLRDYWEAATIVFLFTISEWLESLASHKATAAMSSLLNLVPQRAVLAETGEEVDVNDVEVNSVLAVKGGEIIPIDGVVVEGNCDVDEKTLTGESFPVIKQKDSNVWAGTININGYISIRTTELAEDCVVARMTKLVEEAQNNKSRTQRFIEKFAKYYTPAIVLMSAALAVIPASLRVHNQKQWYHIALVVLVSACPCALILSTPVAIFCALTKAAKSGVFFKGADYLETLANVKVMAFDKTGTVTRAEFEVTEFRSLLDDCSLSNMLYWVSSIESKSSHPMAAALVDFAQSHQVEPKPDKVEKFQDYPGEGIYGRIDGKEIYIGNSKISARAGCPSVPKLGGNIDEGKSVGYIFVGSTPAGIFSLADVCRTGAKEALKELKSAGIKTVMLTGDSYAAARHAQDQLGGALDAVHAELLPQDKAKIIEDYQKLAYTAMIGDGVNDAPALATADIGISMGISGSALATETGHVILMTNDIRRIPKVARLAKRVRRKILENMILSVVTKGSIVALAIAGHPLVWAAVLADVGTCMLVILNSMLLLREKPKHQRKGCKSSAASSLANKQNKKCSGRDSLHILPCCFAIKPQEHCSVKSCGSRNCAPRHQSGPLGSSSTSCRSSKIADYTDKHSCCGNDKGIQMEKCSNLGSYNSDVEHIGELSTHQHGELSCSKSIKMLGKSLSPAKEDNGKSSESDLLHTHQPCCHAIKPQKQCEVDTCFSKDCAPTYQSGALSSSSRGTSCKKSEFKNKKSCCERDKQARKPKCCNRGSCKGNTEHIGLSTHHHGESNCSKSSKRHAFDDGVNEIKQCSSFNCKSCGSSVQDSQLSSKTEVEVKLCPDHPKDHITADEELGELKRFCCGHDQGDNFQSLCKDHSADCSPPYQQTTTDILGGHNHVGCGAPRACLSKRHVGGCCESFRKECCVHSGHFEASFRGGLSEIVIE